One window from the genome of Pantoea cypripedii encodes:
- a CDS encoding beta-galactosidase, translated as MTSFSVSLSDILARRDWENPVVTSLNRLDAHPPFASWRDEQAARDDHPSPARQSLNGQWTFSYFAQPEAVPQSWLLQDLPDADNIPVPANWQLQGYDAPIYTNVQYPIPVNPPFVPVNNPTGCYSLTFKVDDAWLQQGQTRIIFDGVNSAFFLWCNGQWIGYSQDSRLPAEFDLSRTLRAGNNRLAVMVLRWSDGSYLEDQDMWRMSGIFRDVTLLHKPATQLADVQIETALSPEYLRGDLRVSVKIHSPTRPLPDCRLRLRLWHGTTLIGEHEQVPGSAIIDERGHYPERTLLVLPVSQPLLWSAETPHLYRAVVSLLDEQGALLESEAYDVGFRRVAIENGLLCLNGQPLLIRGVNRHEHHPENGQVVDEASMRRDIELMKRHNFNAVRCAHYPNHPLWYRLCDEYGLYVVDEANIETHGMQPMNRLSSDPRWFAAYSERVTRMVQRDRNHPCIIIWSLGNESGHGSTHDALYQWVRSSDATRPVQYEGGGANTAATDIICPMYARVDQDQPFPAVPKWSLKKWIGLPGETRPLILCEYAHAMGNSFGGFAKYWQAFRQHPRLQGGFVWDWVDQSLTRYDEQGKPWQAYGGDFGDTPNDRQFCMNGLVFADRSAHPALFEAQRAQQFFQFTPDAQDPWRFTVSSDYLFRHSDNEVLRWSIEQDGESIAHGELTLAIAPRGSQSFSLPPVENLQGNCWLNLAVHQVQATPWSEDDARVAWQQWPLPATLPARTLANSEPAPVVESNHDLIAVCLPNQRWHFSRRSGELVQWFVNDEETLLTPLQDCFIRAPIDNDIGTSEAANIDPHAWVERWKRAGYEQLEPQLVELELDSLKHSVLIETLHQWLFAGHVVFTSRKRYQIRGTGELTLDIEVEQAPGLPPPARIGVRCQLAHSPRQVSWLGLGPDENYPDRQLAAQFSRWQLPLTAMRTDYVFPGENGLRGGTRQLDSGSWQVSGDFAFSLSPYSLEQLRDTSHRHLLQPEAGCWLHLDGFHMGVGGDDSWSPSVSPEFLLTQQRWHFALTLRQ; from the coding sequence ATGACATCTTTCTCTGTTTCCCTCAGTGATATTCTGGCTCGACGCGACTGGGAAAATCCGGTGGTCACCAGTCTGAACCGGCTTGACGCGCATCCCCCCTTTGCCAGCTGGCGTGATGAACAGGCCGCGCGTGATGATCATCCCTCCCCTGCGCGCCAGAGTCTGAATGGTCAGTGGACATTCAGCTATTTCGCCCAGCCGGAAGCGGTGCCACAAAGCTGGTTGTTGCAGGATCTCCCCGATGCTGACAACATTCCCGTTCCGGCAAACTGGCAACTCCAGGGCTACGACGCACCGATTTATACCAATGTGCAATACCCGATTCCGGTCAATCCGCCTTTCGTTCCGGTCAACAATCCCACCGGATGTTACTCGCTCACATTTAAGGTCGATGATGCCTGGCTGCAACAGGGCCAGACACGCATCATTTTCGATGGTGTTAATTCAGCGTTCTTCCTGTGGTGCAATGGTCAATGGATCGGTTATTCGCAGGATAGCCGCTTACCGGCCGAGTTTGACCTGAGCCGCACCTTGCGCGCAGGCAATAACCGTCTGGCGGTGATGGTGTTGCGCTGGAGCGACGGTAGCTACCTCGAAGACCAGGATATGTGGCGGATGAGCGGTATTTTCCGCGATGTCACGCTGCTGCATAAACCGGCGACGCAGCTGGCGGATGTGCAAATTGAAACCGCGCTCAGCCCGGAATATCTGCGCGGCGATTTACGCGTGAGCGTGAAGATCCACAGCCCGACGCGCCCGCTGCCAGACTGCCGGCTACGTCTGCGCCTGTGGCACGGCACCACCCTGATCGGCGAACATGAACAGGTGCCGGGCAGCGCCATTATTGACGAGCGCGGCCACTACCCGGAACGCACCTTGCTGGTGCTGCCCGTCAGCCAGCCATTGCTGTGGAGCGCCGAAACACCACATCTGTATCGCGCGGTGGTATCGCTGCTGGATGAGCAAGGCGCACTGCTGGAGTCCGAGGCTTATGATGTCGGTTTCCGGCGGGTTGCGATTGAAAACGGCCTGCTGTGTCTGAATGGTCAGCCGCTGCTGATTCGCGGCGTCAATCGCCATGAGCACCACCCGGAAAACGGTCAGGTAGTGGATGAAGCCAGCATGCGGCGCGATATCGAACTGATGAAACGCCACAACTTCAACGCGGTGCGCTGCGCTCATTATCCCAACCATCCACTGTGGTATCGCCTGTGCGATGAATACGGCCTGTATGTGGTGGATGAAGCCAATATCGAAACGCACGGCATGCAGCCGATGAATCGCCTCTCCAGCGATCCGCGCTGGTTTGCCGCTTACAGCGAACGCGTTACGCGCATGGTGCAGCGTGACCGAAATCATCCCTGCATCATTATCTGGTCGCTCGGCAATGAATCCGGTCATGGCAGCACGCATGATGCCTTGTACCAATGGGTAAGAAGCAGCGATGCCACCCGTCCGGTGCAGTATGAAGGCGGCGGGGCCAACACCGCCGCCACCGATATTATTTGTCCGATGTATGCACGCGTCGATCAGGATCAACCCTTCCCGGCGGTGCCGAAATGGTCACTGAAAAAATGGATCGGTCTGCCCGGCGAAACGCGCCCGCTGATCCTGTGTGAATACGCCCACGCGATGGGCAACAGCTTCGGCGGCTTCGCCAAATACTGGCAGGCATTTCGCCAGCACCCGCGTTTACAGGGCGGTTTCGTCTGGGATTGGGTCGATCAAAGCCTGACGCGCTACGACGAACAAGGAAAGCCGTGGCAGGCCTACGGTGGTGATTTTGGTGATACACCTAACGATCGTCAGTTCTGTATGAATGGGCTGGTATTTGCCGACCGTTCTGCCCATCCGGCGTTGTTCGAAGCGCAGCGCGCCCAGCAGTTTTTCCAGTTCACCCCGGATGCGCAGGATCCCTGGCGCTTTACCGTCAGCAGCGATTACCTGTTTCGTCACAGTGATAACGAGGTGCTGCGCTGGTCGATCGAGCAGGATGGTGAATCCATTGCCCATGGCGAACTGACGCTGGCGATCGCGCCGCGCGGCAGCCAGTCATTCAGCCTCCCGCCGGTGGAGAATTTACAGGGCAATTGCTGGCTCAATCTGGCAGTGCATCAGGTGCAGGCGACACCCTGGTCGGAAGATGATGCACGCGTTGCCTGGCAGCAGTGGCCGCTGCCCGCGACCCTGCCCGCACGAACCCTGGCGAACAGCGAACCGGCTCCGGTGGTTGAATCAAATCATGATTTGATTGCGGTCTGCCTGCCAAACCAGCGCTGGCACTTTTCCCGCCGTAGCGGTGAGCTGGTGCAGTGGTTTGTTAATGATGAAGAGACGCTGCTGACTCCGCTGCAGGATTGTTTTATCCGTGCGCCCATTGATAACGATATCGGCACCAGTGAGGCCGCCAATATTGATCCTCATGCCTGGGTCGAACGCTGGAAACGCGCCGGTTACGAGCAACTGGAGCCACAGCTGGTCGAACTGGAGCTGGATAGCCTGAAGCACAGCGTGTTGATCGAAACGCTGCATCAGTGGCTTTTTGCCGGACATGTGGTTTTTACCAGCCGTAAGCGTTATCAGATACGCGGTACTGGCGAGTTAACTCTCGATATTGAAGTGGAACAGGCACCTGGGTTGCCGCCGCCTGCGCGTATTGGTGTACGCTGCCAGCTGGCTCACTCGCCCCGGCAGGTCAGCTGGCTGGGGCTGGGACCCGATGAAAACTATCCCGATCGCCAGCTGGCGGCGCAGTTCTCCCGCTGGCAATTGCCGCTGACGGCCATGCGTACCGATTACGTTTTTCCGGGCGAAAATGGTCTGCGTGGAGGCACACGTCAGCTGGATAGCGGCAGCTGGCAGGTCAGCGGTGATTTTGCCTTTTCGCTCAGCCCGTACAGCCTGGAACAGCTGCGCGACACCTCACATCGCCATCTGCTGCAACCTGAAGCGGGTTGCTGGCTGCATCTCGATGGCTTCCATATGGGTGTCGGCGGTGACGACTCCTGGAGTCCGAGCGTTAGCCCGGAGTTCCTGCTTACTCAGCAGCGCTGGCACTTCGCTCTGACGTTGCGTCAGTAG
- the iraP gene encoding anti-adapter protein IraP: MKNLIAELLLKLAEKEEESKELVVQVEALEIVVTALLRKLEPEQLNDITSGIDVAMSTVAHQEVSSDAILLRNYVEKLLNHPRI, translated from the coding sequence ATGAAAAATCTGATTGCGGAACTCCTGCTTAAGCTGGCTGAAAAAGAAGAAGAGTCTAAAGAGTTAGTGGTCCAGGTTGAGGCGCTGGAAATTGTGGTTACGGCCTTGCTGCGTAAACTCGAACCGGAGCAATTAAATGACATCACTTCGGGTATTGACGTTGCCATGTCCACGGTTGCGCATCAGGAAGTCTCATCAGATGCCATCCTGCTGCGTAATTACGTGGAAAAGCTGCTGAATCATCCCCGCATATGA
- a CDS encoding PsiF family protein, which produces MKSFLMAMMAAGLLIAGTAGAAEKTAQQEKMTMCNQHASSQNLKGDARKSFMSSCLKKDSKMGSMTPQQMKMKTCNTEAGDKKLSGDARKTFMSSCLKKS; this is translated from the coding sequence ATGAAATCGTTTCTTATGGCAATGATGGCTGCGGGTCTGCTGATCGCAGGCACCGCTGGCGCGGCAGAGAAGACCGCGCAGCAGGAAAAAATGACTATGTGCAATCAACACGCGTCTTCGCAAAACCTGAAAGGTGACGCGCGTAAAAGCTTTATGAGTTCCTGCCTGAAAAAAGACAGCAAGATGGGCAGTATGACGCCACAACAAATGAAGATGAAAACCTGTAACACCGAAGCGGGTGATAAAAAACTCAGCGGTGATGCACGTAAAACCTTCATGAGTTCCTGTCTGAAAAAAAGCTGA
- a CDS encoding FAD-dependent oxidoreductase, with product MSYQSVVELTALRQHKPTKFSVGDKDILLIREGERVHALQAKCPHAGAPLEQGAVCGGELVCPWHKAVFGIEDGRMHEPLALADLKNYPVRIEQGKVWVDTKPMSAASLPATEQETPVCVVLGSGAAGSAALWTLCHEGFKGHLVLVEREAEAPYDRTALSKFVPSGKMAIEDVPRLLKPDVLSHVERIQANVVELNSAEQLLIFADGNRLHFDQLLIASGGTPQPLAIPGHDLPGVHLLRSLNQASSLLDDVDETHQIVIIGNSFIGMELAGALRNRDIDVTVLARHPLPFAKQFGEEIGLHFRDLHTSNGVKLVEGEPQALVGHDKVEAVTLKNGKSLAASLVLFATGIKPVTGFVHDLAMQSDGSLTTDSQLQVAKNIWAAGDIASYPTQQGPQRIEHYRVAHQQGRIAALNMLGQRELYDRVPFFWTAHYGTRYEYLGHATEWDEFHLLGSLPDKRFIAFYGQQGRLAAVCSAGMYTLTAALVEHMQQPMTVAQGIALFEDYQG from the coding sequence GTGAGCTATCAATCTGTCGTTGAACTGACGGCGCTCAGGCAACATAAACCCACCAAATTTTCGGTGGGTGATAAGGATATTTTACTGATCCGCGAAGGAGAACGTGTCCATGCACTTCAGGCGAAATGCCCGCATGCCGGCGCGCCGCTGGAACAGGGTGCGGTTTGTGGCGGCGAGCTGGTATGCCCCTGGCATAAAGCGGTATTTGGTATCGAAGATGGCAGGATGCACGAACCGCTGGCCCTGGCTGACTTGAAAAACTACCCGGTACGCATCGAACAGGGCAAGGTTTGGGTCGATACCAAACCCATGTCTGCTGCGTCACTCCCGGCGACTGAGCAGGAAACGCCGGTCTGCGTGGTACTGGGATCGGGTGCCGCAGGCAGCGCGGCCTTGTGGACGCTGTGTCATGAGGGCTTCAAAGGGCATCTGGTTTTAGTCGAACGCGAAGCCGAGGCTCCCTATGATCGCACCGCGTTAAGTAAATTTGTTCCCTCGGGAAAAATGGCGATTGAAGACGTGCCGCGTCTGCTGAAGCCGGATGTGCTCAGCCATGTGGAGCGTATTCAGGCCAATGTGGTTGAACTGAATAGCGCAGAACAGTTGCTGATCTTTGCCGATGGCAACAGATTACATTTCGATCAGTTACTGATTGCCAGTGGCGGGACGCCACAGCCGCTGGCGATTCCGGGGCACGATCTTCCCGGCGTGCATCTGCTACGTTCGCTTAATCAGGCTAGCTCACTGCTGGATGATGTCGATGAAACCCATCAAATCGTGATCATCGGCAATAGCTTTATTGGTATGGAACTGGCGGGGGCGCTGCGCAACCGCGATATTGATGTCACGGTGCTGGCACGCCACCCACTGCCGTTTGCTAAACAGTTCGGCGAAGAGATCGGCCTGCATTTCCGCGATCTGCATACCAGCAATGGTGTGAAACTGGTTGAGGGAGAGCCACAGGCGCTGGTCGGCCATGACAAAGTCGAGGCGGTGACGCTGAAAAATGGTAAAAGCCTGGCGGCCAGCCTGGTGCTATTCGCCACCGGCATTAAACCGGTAACCGGATTTGTTCATGATCTGGCGATGCAGAGCGACGGCAGTCTGACCACCGATAGCCAGCTCCAGGTGGCAAAAAATATCTGGGCGGCAGGAGACATTGCCAGCTATCCCACGCAACAGGGACCGCAGCGGATTGAGCATTATCGGGTGGCGCACCAGCAGGGACGGATTGCGGCGCTGAACATGCTGGGCCAGCGCGAGTTATATGACCGGGTGCCGTTTTTCTGGACGGCGCATTACGGTACGCGTTACGAGTATCTGGGACATGCCACGGAATGGGATGAGTTCCACTTGCTGGGTTCGCTGCCGGATAAACGTTTTATCGCCTTTTATGGTCAGCAGGGCAGGCTGGCGGCGGTGTGTTCTGCCGGAATGTACACACTGACGGCGGCACTGGTGGAACATATGCAGCAGCCAATGACGGTGGCGCAGGGCATCGCGTTATTTGAGGATTATCAGGGGTAG
- the proC gene encoding pyrroline-5-carboxylate reductase, producing the protein MLEKKIGFIGAGNMAKAIISGLVNSGQIAPANIWVFDRKPATNQALAQQYGVTAAESAESLAREVDILFGAVKPNVILKVLKDLASPLKKEALVVSIAAGVTLDSLAAVLGHDRKIIRVMPNTPSLVNEGMTSVTPNVLVEQHETDEVVAIFESFGKAAVVSEYLIHAVVGVSGSAPAYVFMFIEAMADAAVLGGMPRAQAYQFAAQAVKGSAQMVLETGKHPGELKDMVCSPGGTTIEAVKVLEEKGFRAAVIEAMQQCMKKSDALSKS; encoded by the coding sequence ATGCTGGAGAAGAAAATCGGGTTTATTGGTGCCGGGAATATGGCGAAAGCGATCATCAGCGGTTTGGTGAATAGCGGACAAATCGCCCCGGCCAACATCTGGGTTTTTGACCGCAAACCCGCCACCAATCAGGCGCTGGCACAGCAGTATGGCGTGACGGCTGCCGAGAGTGCCGAAAGCCTGGCGCGTGAAGTCGATATCCTTTTTGGCGCGGTGAAACCCAATGTGATTCTCAAGGTGCTGAAGGATCTTGCCAGCCCGCTGAAAAAAGAGGCGCTGGTGGTGTCGATCGCTGCCGGAGTGACGCTGGATTCGCTGGCTGCCGTGCTGGGTCACGATCGTAAAATCATCCGCGTGATGCCAAACACGCCATCACTGGTGAATGAGGGCATGACCTCAGTGACGCCGAATGTGCTGGTTGAGCAGCATGAAACCGACGAAGTGGTGGCGATTTTCGAGAGTTTCGGTAAAGCCGCCGTGGTCAGTGAATACCTGATTCATGCGGTTGTTGGTGTTAGCGGCTCCGCTCCGGCCTATGTGTTTATGTTTATTGAAGCAATGGCGGATGCCGCGGTGCTGGGTGGTATGCCGCGTGCGCAGGCTTACCAGTTTGCGGCGCAGGCGGTGAAAGGCTCTGCGCAGATGGTACTGGAAACCGGCAAACATCCCGGCGAACTGAAAGATATGGTGTGTTCTCCGGGTGGCACCACCATTGAGGCCGTCAAGGTGCTGGAAGAAAAAGGTTTCCGGGCGGCGGTGATCGAAGCGATGCAGCAATGCATGAAAAAGTCGGATGCATTAAGTAAGTCATAA
- a CDS encoding YaiI/YqxD family protein: protein MSIWVDADACPNVIKEVLYRAAERTQTQVTFVANQPLRVPPSPWLKTLQVAAGFDVADNEIVKRVQPGELVITGDIPLAAEVLEKGAAALNPRGERYSPDTIRQRLTMRDFMETMRASGIQSGGPSALSPRDRQQFANELDKWLRQRG from the coding sequence ATGTCGATTTGGGTTGATGCTGATGCCTGTCCCAATGTCATCAAAGAAGTGCTTTACCGCGCCGCTGAGCGCACGCAAACCCAGGTCACTTTTGTGGCCAACCAGCCGCTGCGCGTACCGCCTTCGCCGTGGCTGAAAACGTTGCAGGTGGCGGCGGGTTTTGATGTGGCCGATAACGAAATCGTCAAACGTGTGCAGCCGGGCGAGCTGGTGATTACCGGTGATATCCCGCTGGCGGCGGAAGTGCTGGAGAAGGGGGCTGCGGCGCTGAATCCGCGTGGTGAACGTTATTCGCCGGATACGATCCGCCAGCGTTTAACCATGCGTGACTTTATGGAAACGATGCGCGCCAGTGGCATTCAAAGCGGCGGCCCGTCGGCGCTAAGCCCACGTGACCGCCAGCAGTTTGCTAACGAACTGGATAAGTGGTTACGTCAACGCGGTTAG
- a CDS encoding DUF2076 domain-containing protein, which yields MQSEEQQLIESLFSRLKQAESQSGPRDAGAEQLIKQHLLSQPGAPYYMAQAILIQEAAMKKLNAQVGELENRLAQAQAQQQAPQQSSGGFLSSLFGGGASRPAAQPQQQQPVWNSAPAQQQPPQQPQYASAPPARGTGFLGGALQTAVGVAGGVVMADMLTSMFHHSQPEEIVNIINEPALPQIDDNLDTFNGVNDSNNAFLNDNSSGWDNNFADNNDFSDFGGGDFNDDDDNFV from the coding sequence ATGCAGAGCGAAGAACAACAGTTAATTGAAAGCCTGTTCAGCCGTCTGAAACAGGCTGAGAGCCAGAGCGGCCCGCGTGATGCTGGCGCTGAGCAGTTAATCAAACAGCATTTGCTGTCGCAGCCTGGCGCGCCTTATTACATGGCACAGGCCATCCTGATTCAGGAAGCGGCGATGAAAAAGCTCAATGCCCAGGTGGGTGAGCTGGAAAATCGTCTGGCACAGGCGCAGGCACAGCAGCAGGCTCCGCAGCAAAGTAGCGGTGGTTTCCTTTCCAGCCTGTTTGGTGGTGGCGCATCGCGCCCTGCCGCACAGCCACAACAACAGCAACCGGTGTGGAACAGCGCCCCGGCGCAGCAGCAACCGCCTCAGCAGCCGCAATACGCCAGCGCGCCCCCTGCACGCGGTACCGGTTTTCTCGGTGGCGCATTGCAGACGGCAGTTGGTGTAGCCGGTGGTGTGGTGATGGCGGACATGCTGACCAGTATGTTCCACCATTCGCAGCCGGAAGAGATTGTGAACATCATCAATGAGCCTGCGTTGCCGCAGATTGATGACAATCTTGATACCTTTAATGGCGTCAACGACAGCAACAACGCGTTCCTGAATGACAATAGCAGCGGTTGGGATAACAACTTCGCCGACAACAATGATTTCAGCGATTTCGGCGGCGGCGACTTCAACGACGACGATGACAATTTTGTCTAA
- the aroL gene encoding shikimate kinase AroL has translation MSLPIYLIGARGCGKTTIGQALSEALGYAFCDTDHHLQTVTQRSVAEIVTAEGWDSFRARETESLQAVTAPCTIIATGGGMVLAEVNRRFMREHGQVIWLNAPSSVLADRLERQPDADQRPTLTGRPIAEEMGDILRQRAHLYHQSAHHEVNAMQSPELVVEEILRSLSLARAS, from the coding sequence ATGTCATTACCCATCTATCTGATCGGCGCACGCGGTTGCGGTAAAACCACCATTGGCCAGGCGCTGTCCGAGGCACTCGGCTACGCCTTTTGCGATACCGACCATCACCTGCAAACTGTCACCCAGCGCAGCGTCGCCGAAATCGTTACTGCTGAAGGCTGGGACAGCTTTCGTGCGCGGGAAACCGAATCACTTCAGGCGGTAACTGCCCCTTGCACCATCATTGCCACCGGTGGCGGCATGGTGCTGGCAGAGGTGAATCGTCGCTTTATGCGCGAGCACGGTCAGGTGATTTGGCTGAATGCCCCTTCGAGTGTGCTGGCAGATCGTCTGGAACGTCAGCCGGACGCGGATCAGCGCCCGACACTGACCGGGCGTCCGATTGCGGAAGAGATGGGCGATATTTTGCGTCAGCGCGCGCATTTGTACCATCAATCGGCCCATCATGAAGTCAATGCGATGCAGTCGCCGGAATTGGTGGTTGAAGAGATCCTCCGTTCACTGTCTCTGGCCCGCGCCAGCTAA
- a CDS encoding YaiA family protein gives MPSRPPYPRHARVVAVEKGTPGNSVTWYELRADHPRPDSLISEHKTAAEAQDAKLRYEDVEKE, from the coding sequence ATGCCATCAAGACCACCCTATCCACGGCACGCCCGTGTCGTTGCCGTTGAAAAAGGCACGCCGGGCAACTCGGTGACCTGGTACGAATTACGCGCCGATCATCCACGTCCGGATTCGCTAATCAGCGAACATAAAACTGCAGCTGAAGCGCAGGATGCCAAACTTCGCTACGAGGATGTGGAAAAAGAGTAA
- a CDS encoding IclR family transcriptional regulator produces the protein MTTLENAAAVLKLFQRFGVTQGHPGLTFTEVVDALDLPKSTVSRLLATMESQGLLERDPDSRCFHIGRVLLSVAGHYLSTPLVDSASGAMARLAASTGCMGYISVLDGHDIIVMRMYHGRLFTQLITPPGTRMPAAGTSTGRVLLAQSSDEVVRERFASEWHAASQNSPLDPDALCAELATIRQQGWALARNETLPGISSIAVAVTNKHRGESVALCLSFLSQEAAPGYPEALLNELRATAALMAEKYGA, from the coding sequence ATGACGACACTCGAAAATGCTGCCGCCGTGCTTAAATTGTTCCAGCGCTTTGGCGTGACGCAGGGGCATCCTGGCCTCACCTTTACCGAGGTGGTTGACGCGTTGGATCTGCCGAAAAGTACCGTTTCCCGTTTGCTGGCGACGATGGAAAGCCAGGGGTTACTGGAGCGCGATCCTGATAGTCGTTGTTTCCATATTGGCCGCGTGCTGCTGTCGGTGGCGGGACATTATCTTTCAACGCCGCTGGTGGATAGCGCCTCTGGTGCCATGGCTCGGCTGGCAGCCAGCACCGGCTGCATGGGCTATATCTCGGTGCTGGATGGGCACGACATCATCGTGATGCGCATGTACCACGGTCGCCTGTTTACTCAGTTAATCACGCCACCTGGCACCCGTATGCCAGCGGCGGGTACCTCTACCGGGCGTGTGCTGCTGGCGCAAAGCAGCGACGAAGTGGTACGCGAACGTTTTGCCAGTGAATGGCATGCCGCCTCACAGAATTCACCGCTCGATCCTGATGCGCTGTGCGCTGAACTGGCGACCATACGCCAGCAGGGTTGGGCGCTGGCGCGTAACGAAACGCTGCCAGGCATCAGCTCAATAGCGGTAGCCGTCACCAATAAGCACCGCGGTGAAAGTGTTGCACTCTGCCTCTCATTTCTTTCACAAGAAGCCGCTCCCGGCTATCCGGAAGCGCTGCTCAATGAATTGCGCGCCACTGCGGCCCTGATGGCCGAAAAATATGGCGCATGA
- a CDS encoding OPT/YSL family transporter, which yields MRHHNPIKSVGVGLMLVLLSVAGAIIGVQLITTIGVTPNTSIIGALFAMLLARIPLQWFRRYRSVEVQNLAQTAISSATFGAANSLLMPIAVPWALGEPQLVLPLFVGVSAAMLLDAYLLYRLFDTRIFPASNAWPPGVAAAEAIKAGDKGGRQAWLLVVGIVGGIVGSMLKIPMSAFGTAFIGNIWALSMLGVGFLLRAYSQPVAGIDINALYIPHGVMVGAGVVALIQVVQVIRSRRNDALNVSRSDSEVKRSLGFGTVGYIVISALLALAGGLWSQMGLPMLVLFIVYAAFAAFVHELIVGIAAMHSGWFPAFAVALITLILGILLGFPPLALCLLCGFTAATGPAFADMGYDLKAGFILRGNGADIEQELWGRRIQLIAAMIAFVIAIPVVWYAHTLFFAENLLPPVARVYAKTIQAGAEPGIAGNLLIWAIPGAIIQLIGGPKRQLGVLLATGLLINNAAAGWAVLVGIALRILILRVWGERGRSPMEVMAAGFIAGDALYSFFHSLFASSSKK from the coding sequence ATGCGTCACCATAATCCAATAAAAAGTGTCGGAGTCGGCTTAATGCTGGTGTTGTTGTCCGTTGCGGGCGCGATCATTGGCGTGCAATTAATTACTACCATCGGGGTCACCCCCAATACGTCTATTATCGGCGCGCTGTTTGCCATGTTGCTGGCGCGCATTCCATTGCAATGGTTTCGTCGTTATCGCTCGGTGGAAGTGCAGAACCTGGCGCAAACCGCCATTTCATCTGCGACCTTTGGTGCCGCCAACAGCCTGCTGATGCCAATTGCGGTGCCCTGGGCGCTGGGCGAGCCGCAGCTGGTGCTGCCGCTGTTTGTCGGAGTCAGTGCGGCGATGTTGCTGGACGCTTATCTGCTGTATCGCCTGTTCGATACCCGTATATTCCCGGCCAGCAATGCCTGGCCGCCGGGGGTGGCAGCAGCGGAAGCGATCAAAGCCGGTGACAAAGGAGGCCGTCAGGCGTGGCTGCTGGTGGTGGGGATTGTCGGCGGGATAGTGGGTTCGATGCTGAAGATCCCGATGTCGGCATTTGGCACGGCGTTTATCGGCAATATCTGGGCGCTGAGCATGCTGGGCGTGGGTTTCCTGTTGCGCGCCTATTCCCAGCCAGTGGCGGGTATCGATATCAACGCGCTGTATATTCCGCACGGGGTGATGGTGGGTGCCGGTGTGGTGGCGCTGATTCAGGTGGTGCAGGTGATCCGCAGTCGCCGTAATGATGCGCTCAACGTCAGCCGCAGCGACAGCGAAGTAAAACGTTCGCTCGGTTTCGGCACCGTCGGCTATATCGTCATTTCCGCGCTGCTGGCGCTGGCAGGCGGCTTGTGGAGCCAGATGGGCCTGCCGATGCTGGTGCTGTTTATCGTTTACGCCGCCTTTGCTGCCTTTGTTCATGAATTGATCGTCGGTATTGCCGCGATGCACTCCGGCTGGTTCCCGGCTTTTGCGGTGGCGCTGATTACCCTGATCCTCGGTATTTTGCTCGGCTTCCCGCCGCTGGCGCTGTGTCTGCTGTGTGGCTTTACCGCCGCGACCGGTCCGGCCTTTGCCGACATGGGTTATGACCTGAAAGCCGGTTTTATCCTGCGCGGCAACGGTGCGGATATCGAGCAGGAATTGTGGGGCCGTCGCATTCAGCTGATTGCGGCGATGATCGCTTTTGTGATCGCCATTCCGGTGGTGTGGTATGCCCATACTTTGTTCTTTGCAGAAAACCTGTTGCCGCCGGTAGCCCGTGTTTACGCCAAAACCATTCAGGCCGGTGCGGAGCCGGGTATTGCGGGTAATTTGCTGATTTGGGCCATTCCCGGCGCGATCATTCAGCTGATTGGCGGGCCGAAGCGTCAGCTCGGCGTGCTGCTGGCTACCGGCCTGCTGATTAACAATGCCGCCGCTGGCTGGGCGGTGCTGGTGGGGATTGCGTTACGCATCCTGATCCTGCGCGTGTGGGGCGAGCGCGGTCGTTCACCGATGGAGGTGATGGCGGCAGGCTTTATCGCCGGTGATGCGCTCTACAGCTTCTTCCATTCACTTTTTGCCAGTAGCAGTAAGAAATAA